One stretch of Ornithinimicrobium ciconiae DNA includes these proteins:
- a CDS encoding YifB family Mg chelatase-like AAA ATPase, whose amino-acid sequence MGLGRTHAVALSGVEGQLVQVEAHMAQGLPAMAMSGLPDAACSRAPNRVRAAAEGCGLSIPQRRWTINLTPAWLPKTGSGFDLGIAVAQLVASDLLPPRVAEGVVHIGELGLDGAVRPVAGVLPMVAAAAAGGRTAIIVPAANAAEAALVPGVTVYGVASLREAIDLHLSVHAGARPRAVPVPEPQDSGGGAPDLCDVVGQPEARAALEVAAAGRHHMLMVGTPGAGKTMLAERLPGLLPALDRSEALEVTAVHSVLGALEDRHSLVVRAPFVAPHHSASMAAVIGGGSARVRPGAVSQAHRGVLFLDETPEFRRDVLDGLRQPLESGEVVIARADRQTRLPARFQLVAAANPCPCGRAVGKGERCECTSLARRTYFNKLSGPLLDRIDVRVSLLPVTLAALGGPPGEPTSVVARRVLVARQAQRQRWADTGWTVNADVPGSLLRDSVWRLPRSVTTPLDRAMDRGELTLRGYDRCLRVAWTVADLAGADRPGREHLGQALALRTSSEVAA is encoded by the coding sequence ATGGGCCTGGGACGCACCCACGCCGTGGCGCTGAGCGGCGTGGAGGGCCAGCTGGTGCAGGTGGAGGCTCACATGGCCCAGGGCCTGCCGGCCATGGCCATGAGCGGGCTGCCCGACGCGGCCTGCTCCCGGGCGCCAAACCGGGTCAGGGCAGCGGCAGAGGGCTGTGGTCTGTCCATCCCGCAACGGCGCTGGACGATCAACCTGACCCCTGCCTGGCTGCCCAAGACCGGCAGCGGCTTTGACCTGGGCATCGCGGTCGCCCAGCTGGTCGCCAGCGACCTGCTTCCACCGCGGGTGGCCGAGGGAGTGGTCCACATCGGCGAGCTCGGGCTGGACGGCGCGGTGCGTCCCGTCGCCGGCGTCCTGCCGATGGTTGCCGCAGCGGCCGCCGGAGGCCGCACGGCCATCATCGTCCCGGCGGCCAACGCCGCCGAGGCGGCGCTCGTGCCGGGCGTCACGGTCTATGGCGTGGCCAGCCTGCGTGAGGCGATCGACCTGCACCTGTCAGTCCACGCGGGCGCGCGCCCGCGGGCGGTGCCTGTCCCTGAGCCCCAGGACAGTGGAGGCGGTGCACCAGACCTGTGCGATGTTGTGGGCCAGCCGGAGGCACGTGCGGCCCTGGAGGTCGCGGCTGCCGGCCGACATCACATGCTCATGGTCGGCACCCCCGGTGCGGGCAAGACGATGCTGGCCGAGCGGCTTCCCGGACTGCTCCCCGCGCTGGACCGGTCCGAGGCACTGGAGGTCACCGCGGTGCACTCCGTGCTCGGGGCGCTGGAGGACCGGCACTCACTGGTGGTCCGCGCCCCGTTCGTCGCTCCGCACCACAGCGCGTCGATGGCCGCCGTGATCGGTGGCGGCAGCGCGCGGGTGCGGCCCGGGGCCGTGTCGCAGGCCCATCGCGGGGTGCTCTTTTTGGACGAGACCCCGGAGTTTCGCCGTGACGTGCTCGATGGACTCCGGCAACCGTTGGAGAGCGGCGAGGTCGTCATCGCCCGCGCCGACCGGCAGACCCGGTTGCCAGCGCGCTTCCAGCTGGTGGCCGCTGCCAACCCCTGCCCATGCGGTCGCGCGGTCGGCAAGGGGGAGCGGTGTGAGTGCACCTCACTGGCCCGGCGGACCTACTTCAACAAACTCAGCGGGCCTCTGCTCGACCGCATCGACGTGCGGGTGAGCCTGCTGCCGGTGACGCTAGCCGCGCTCGGTGGACCACCGGGTGAGCCGACGTCGGTGGTGGCCCGCCGGGTTCTGGTTGCGAGGCAAGCCCAGCGGCAGCGCTGGGCGGACACGGGGTGGACCGTCAACGCCGATGTGCCCGGCAGCCTGCTCCGCGACAGCGTGTGGCGCCTGCCTCGGTCGGTCACCACGCCCCTGGACCGAGCGATGGATCGTGGGGAGTTGACCCTGCGCGGCTATGACCGCTGTCTGCGGGTTGCCTGGACGGTCGCGGACCTGGCGGGTGCCGACCGGCCGGGTCGGGAGCACCTCGGTCAGGCCTTGGCGCTGCGCACCAGCTCGGAGGTGGCGGCATGA
- a CDS encoding YraN family protein, producing the protein MGMSHRVASAIGEYGERLAGEYLTGLGYELLDRNWRCAQGELDIVARDGACLVFCEVKTRRSTAFGSPVEAVTPAKAARLRRLAISWLRAHDTHAPELRVDVIGVLRPARGPAQVEHLKGVA; encoded by the coding sequence ATGGGAATGTCCCACCGGGTCGCGAGCGCGATCGGGGAGTATGGCGAACGGCTGGCAGGCGAGTACCTCACCGGGCTGGGGTATGAGTTGCTCGATCGCAACTGGCGTTGTGCCCAGGGGGAGCTGGATATCGTGGCGCGGGACGGCGCGTGCCTGGTGTTCTGCGAGGTCAAGACACGACGATCGACGGCCTTTGGGTCACCGGTGGAGGCCGTGACACCGGCCAAAGCAGCGCGGTTGCGGCGCCTGGCCATCAGCTGGCTGCGCGCGCACGACACACACGCACCCGAGCTGCGGGTCGACGTCATCGGTGTCCTGCGACCGGCCCGTGGCCCGGCCCAGGTCGAGCACCTCAAGGGTGTGGCCTGA
- a CDS encoding DUF2469 domain-containing protein has protein sequence MSAEDLEKYETDMELQLYREYRDVVSLFSHVVETERRFYLANEVDVQVRTGGGETWFEVTMTDAWVWDVYRPARFVKKVRVITFKDVNVEELAKSDLDQTLFKDQR, from the coding sequence ATGAGCGCTGAGGATCTTGAGAAGTACGAGACCGACATGGAGCTGCAGCTCTACCGCGAGTACCGCGATGTCGTGAGCCTGTTCAGCCATGTTGTGGAGACCGAGCGGCGGTTCTACCTGGCCAACGAGGTGGACGTGCAGGTGCGCACCGGCGGCGGGGAGACCTGGTTCGAGGTGACGATGACCGACGCCTGGGTGTGGGACGTCTATCGCCCGGCGCGCTTCGTCAAGAAGGTGCGTGTCATCACCTTCAAGGACGTCAACGTCGAGGAGCTGGCCAAGTCCGACCTCGATCAAACACTGTTCAAAGACCAGCGCTGA
- a CDS encoding ribonuclease HII — MTEHAVTVVRRRTPPRTTRPSLRLERALMREGHSVLVGMDEVGRGALAGPVSVGVVAIDETCRSAPQGVKDSKLLTAQARERLVPRIQQWARAWGVGHAWPEEIDAIGIMAALRLAGERALAQLEVTPDLIVLDGNHDWLTDPSREGLLALADPTGPPQVPVRTMIKADLKCSSVAAASVLAKVTRDDHMVQLAPEHPAYSWELNKGYAAPEHQAALRTLGPCAHHRRSWNITGRNITGMNITGNTLRDDASRPRRGR, encoded by the coding sequence ATGACTGAGCACGCCGTGACGGTGGTCCGTCGGCGGACCCCGCCGCGGACCACCCGACCGAGCCTGCGGCTGGAGCGTGCCCTGATGCGCGAGGGTCACTCCGTGCTGGTCGGCATGGACGAGGTCGGCCGCGGCGCCCTCGCCGGACCGGTGTCGGTCGGCGTGGTCGCCATCGACGAGACTTGCCGCAGCGCGCCGCAGGGCGTCAAGGACTCCAAGTTGCTCACCGCGCAGGCACGCGAGCGTCTGGTCCCCCGGATCCAGCAATGGGCACGTGCGTGGGGAGTCGGCCACGCCTGGCCCGAGGAGATCGACGCCATCGGGATCATGGCTGCACTGCGCCTTGCAGGCGAGCGGGCGCTGGCCCAGCTCGAGGTGACTCCCGACCTCATCGTGCTGGACGGCAACCACGACTGGCTCACCGACCCGAGCCGTGAGGGACTGCTCGCGCTGGCCGACCCGACCGGACCACCACAGGTGCCGGTGCGGACCATGATCAAGGCGGACCTGAAGTGCTCCTCGGTCGCTGCCGCCAGTGTCCTGGCCAAGGTGACCCGCGACGACCACATGGTGCAGCTCGCCCCCGAGCACCCGGCATACTCCTGGGAACTGAACAAGGGTTATGCCGCTCCGGAGCACCAAGCCGCCCTGCGCACCCTGGGGCCGTGCGCGCACCACCGCCGGTCGTGGAATATCACCGGCAGGAATATCACCGGCATGAACATCACCGGCAACACGCTGCGGGACGACGCGTCCCGCCCGAGGCGAGGGAGATGA
- the lepB gene encoding signal peptidase I gives MGTGVSDPASQAVEGERTAARRAALGETVGTPVGGGATALARSRPTRHPVLHFVREVLIIGVTALLISFLIKTFLVQAFWIPSGSMESTLVYGDRVLVSKIQAGPMAVDRGDIIVFEDPGGWLPQAPPSDRGPVMEVLHDVAKFVGVAPEGESNHLIKRVIGVGGDHVVCCDDNLRITVNGAPLDETYLYAGDEASLENFDIVVPPDHYWMMGDHRSFSRDSRAHDDGSGTAGSVPADNVVGQAFALVWPLDRFHAFTNPGDVFGEVPDQESPSDD, from the coding sequence GTGGGCACAGGTGTGAGCGACCCGGCCAGCCAGGCGGTCGAGGGGGAGCGCACTGCTGCCCGGCGGGCGGCCCTTGGGGAGACGGTAGGCACCCCGGTTGGCGGTGGCGCGACGGCGCTCGCCCGCTCGCGTCCGACGCGCCATCCGGTGCTGCACTTCGTCCGCGAGGTGCTGATCATCGGAGTCACGGCCCTGCTGATCTCCTTCCTCATCAAGACCTTCCTCGTCCAAGCCTTCTGGATCCCATCGGGCTCCATGGAGTCCACCCTCGTCTATGGCGACCGGGTGCTGGTGAGCAAGATCCAGGCGGGCCCGATGGCGGTCGACCGTGGAGACATCATCGTCTTTGAGGACCCCGGCGGCTGGCTGCCCCAGGCACCGCCCAGTGACCGCGGACCGGTGATGGAGGTCCTGCACGACGTGGCGAAGTTTGTCGGCGTGGCACCCGAGGGCGAGAGCAACCACCTGATCAAACGGGTCATCGGCGTCGGCGGGGACCACGTGGTGTGCTGCGACGACAACCTGCGCATCACCGTCAACGGTGCGCCTCTGGACGAGACCTACCTCTATGCCGGCGACGAGGCGAGCCTGGAGAACTTCGACATCGTCGTGCCGCCGGACCACTACTGGATGATGGGCGACCACCGATCTTTCTCCCGGGACTCCCGGGCGCACGACGACGGCTCCGGCACCGCTGGCTCGGTCCCTGCGGACAACGTCGTCGGACAGGCCTTTGCCCTGGTGTGGCCGCTGGACCGGTTCCATGCCTTCACCAACCCTGGCGACGTGTTCGGCGAAGTGCCCGACCAGGAGTCACCGTCCGATGACTGA
- the rplS gene encoding 50S ribosomal protein L19 — translation MHKLDDLDAASLRTDIPAFRAGDNIKVHVKVIEGSRSRVQIFQGVVIRRHGGGIGETYTVRKMSFGVGVERTFPLHSPNVDKIEVVSRGDVRRAKLYYLRELRGKAAKIREKRENAPSN, via the coding sequence ATGCACAAGCTCGACGACCTGGACGCAGCCAGCCTGCGCACCGACATCCCGGCCTTCCGCGCCGGCGACAACATCAAGGTCCACGTGAAGGTCATCGAGGGCAGCCGCTCCCGTGTCCAGATCTTCCAGGGCGTGGTCATCCGCCGTCACGGCGGCGGCATCGGCGAGACCTACACGGTCCGCAAGATGAGCTTCGGCGTCGGTGTCGAGCGCACCTTCCCGCTGCACTCCCCGAACGTCGACAAGATCGAGGTCGTCAGCCGTGGTGACGTGCGTCGCGCCAAGCTCTACTACCTGCGCGAACTGCGCGGCAAGGCCGCCAAGATCCGCGAGAAGCGCGAGAACGCCCCCTCCAACTGA
- the rimM gene encoding ribosome maturation factor RimM (Essential for efficient processing of 16S rRNA), producing MFVVARIGKAHGLKGEVTVQVHTDAPEQRFTPGTEFSTEPDRGPLTLRSVRLHQQTYLLGFEGVTDRTGAEALRNTRILLEDEDEATEEDDAWREDDLLGLIVVLTDGTVVGEVSALHTREVQDLLEVRRTDGGELLVPFVEELVPEVDEEAGRVVIDPPEGLLELGD from the coding sequence GTGTTCGTCGTCGCCCGTATCGGCAAGGCCCATGGCCTCAAGGGTGAAGTGACCGTCCAGGTCCACACCGATGCACCGGAGCAGCGGTTCACCCCCGGCACCGAGTTCAGCACCGAGCCAGACCGCGGCCCGCTGACCCTGCGCTCCGTGCGACTGCACCAGCAGACCTATCTGCTCGGCTTCGAGGGCGTCACCGACCGCACCGGGGCTGAGGCCCTGCGCAACACCCGGATCCTGCTCGAGGACGAGGACGAGGCAACCGAGGAGGACGACGCCTGGCGTGAGGACGACCTGCTCGGTCTCATTGTCGTGCTGACCGACGGGACGGTCGTGGGGGAGGTGAGCGCACTGCATACGCGCGAGGTCCAGGACCTGCTCGAGGTGCGCCGCACCGATGGAGGTGAGCTGCTCGTGCCCTTCGTCGAGGAGCTCGTGCCCGAGGTTGACGAGGAGGCCGGACGCGTCGTCATCGACCCGCCCGAGGGGTTGTTGGAGCTGGGGGACTGA
- a CDS encoding RNA-binding protein, protein MLEEALEHLVKGIVDHDGDVTVRTKNVRHGDVLEVRVHPEDLGRVIGRRGRTASALRTVMGALAGGDKVRVDIVDTDRAR, encoded by the coding sequence ATGCTCGAAGAGGCCCTGGAGCACCTCGTCAAAGGGATCGTCGACCACGACGGCGACGTGACCGTGCGCACCAAGAACGTTCGCCACGGCGACGTCCTTGAGGTGCGCGTGCACCCCGAGGACCTCGGCCGGGTGATCGGCCGTCGCGGCCGGACCGCCAGCGCGCTGCGCACCGTCATGGGTGCGCTCGCCGGTGGCGACAAGGTCCGCGTCGACATCGTCGACACCGACCGGGCTCGCTGA
- a CDS encoding sunset domain-containing protein gives MVDGGFGADSAAATEDGSAPEGFTVKGNKDSMKYHVEGSQWYDATAAEVWFRSAEAAKAAGFEPAGGAAKQSADAGAEIGTDKAEG, from the coding sequence CTGGTTGACGGTGGCTTCGGCGCCGACTCCGCCGCCGCGACCGAGGACGGCTCGGCCCCCGAGGGCTTCACCGTCAAGGGCAACAAGGACTCGATGAAGTATCACGTCGAGGGCTCGCAGTGGTATGACGCCACCGCCGCCGAGGTGTGGTTCCGCTCCGCTGAGGCCGCCAAGGCTGCTGGCTTCGAGCCGGCCGGTGGCGCTGCCAAGCAGTCCGCCGACGCCGGTGCCGAGATCGGCACCGACAAGGCCGAGGGCTGA
- a CDS encoding DUF559 domain-containing protein, which produces MRVVKPARAALQVAAAFGVQAGLVSADGCLRMNLCTREDLAAALSAGGYGHGLERARRVTEHARDNSESAGESRCRWIFHLMGLPEPELQAGITDSGQFVGRVDFLFREQRTVVEFDGLGKYDAREDLIKEKKREDWLRSLGYTVVRLTWADLAHPERVRAKVLAGFALAQRQPAS; this is translated from the coding sequence GTGAGGGTCGTAAAGCCTGCGCGAGCAGCCCTCCAGGTGGCGGCAGCCTTCGGGGTCCAGGCAGGTCTGGTCAGCGCAGACGGATGCCTGCGAATGAACCTGTGCACGCGTGAGGACCTTGCCGCGGCCCTGTCGGCCGGGGGCTACGGGCACGGCCTAGAACGCGCTCGGAGGGTGACCGAACACGCCCGGGATAACTCGGAGTCCGCGGGGGAGTCGCGCTGTCGCTGGATCTTCCACCTGATGGGCCTGCCGGAACCCGAGCTCCAGGCGGGCATCACCGACAGCGGCCAGTTCGTCGGCAGGGTGGACTTCCTCTTCCGTGAGCAGCGGACCGTCGTGGAGTTCGACGGCCTCGGCAAGTACGACGCCCGTGAGGACCTGATAAAGGAGAAGAAGCGTGAGGACTGGCTGCGCTCTCTCGGCTACACCGTCGTGCGGCTCACCTGGGCGGATCTGGCGCACCCGGAGCGCGTGCGTGCCAAGGTGCTCGCCGGGTTCGCGCTCGCTCAGCGGCAACCCGCGAGCTGA
- a CDS encoding amidohydrolase family protein: MSQPVLHVRGQVLVGPEETRDEIWVVDGRISLTAPTGHAGDVETVEGWALPGLVDAHCHVGLEATGAVPPERAEEHALANRDAGALLLRDAGSPADTSWVQDREDLPRLIRAGRHIARTRRYIRNFAHEIEPEDLVEFVRQEARRGDGWVKLVGDWIDRETGDLNTCWPVEALTAAIAAAHEEGARVTAHCFGEQSLRDFAAAGTDCIEHATGLLDDTIDAFAEQQIAIVPTLVNIDNFPKFAEAGRGKFPTYADHMMDLYERRYETVAKSREAGVPVYVGTDAGGQLPHGLVAREIEALTMTGMSNVEAIGAATWAAREWLGRPGIAEGESADLVVYRDDPREDLRTMADPHRVILRGHAHESQGRHHH, translated from the coding sequence ATGAGTCAGCCCGTGTTGCACGTGCGAGGTCAGGTGCTGGTGGGCCCTGAGGAGACGCGTGATGAGATCTGGGTGGTGGATGGTCGGATCAGTCTGACGGCACCCACGGGGCACGCCGGAGACGTTGAGACGGTCGAGGGCTGGGCGTTGCCGGGACTGGTGGATGCCCACTGCCACGTGGGGCTGGAGGCGACGGGTGCAGTCCCTCCCGAGCGCGCTGAGGAACACGCGTTGGCTAACCGGGACGCCGGAGCGCTGTTGTTGCGGGATGCGGGGAGCCCGGCGGACACCTCGTGGGTCCAGGACCGGGAGGATCTGCCTCGGTTGATCCGCGCGGGCCGGCACATTGCCAGGACCCGACGTTATATCCGCAACTTCGCTCACGAGATCGAGCCGGAGGATCTGGTCGAGTTCGTCCGCCAGGAAGCGCGACGTGGTGACGGTTGGGTCAAGCTCGTGGGGGACTGGATCGACCGGGAAACAGGGGACCTGAACACCTGCTGGCCGGTCGAGGCCCTGACCGCAGCGATCGCCGCAGCTCACGAGGAGGGTGCCAGGGTCACGGCGCACTGCTTCGGTGAGCAATCGCTGCGTGACTTCGCGGCGGCTGGCACCGACTGCATCGAGCACGCGACCGGGTTGCTCGACGACACGATCGACGCCTTCGCCGAGCAGCAGATCGCGATCGTGCCGACGCTGGTCAACATCGACAACTTCCCGAAGTTCGCCGAAGCGGGACGTGGGAAGTTTCCGACCTATGCCGATCACATGATGGATCTGTATGAGCGGCGCTACGAGACGGTCGCCAAGTCGCGGGAGGCTGGGGTGCCGGTCTATGTCGGCACCGACGCCGGAGGGCAGCTGCCGCACGGGCTGGTCGCGCGCGAGATCGAGGCGCTGACGATGACCGGCATGAGCAACGTCGAGGCGATCGGCGCCGCCACGTGGGCTGCGCGGGAGTGGCTGGGCCGGCCCGGCATCGCCGAGGGGGAGTCTGCGGACCTGGTGGTCTACCGCGACGACCCCCGTGAGGACTTGAGGACGATGGCTGACCCGCACCGCGTCATACTCCGAGGTCATGCCCACGAGTCTCAGGGCCGCCACCACCACTGA